The following are encoded together in the Streptomyces sp. NBC_00358 genome:
- a CDS encoding F0F1 ATP synthase subunit B, which translates to MSHMLILAAEKENPLIPPIPELVIGLLAFVIVFGFLAWKLLPNINKVLEQRREAIEGGIEKAEAAQTEAQSVLEQYKAQLAEARHEAARLRQEATEQGATLIAEMRAEGQRQREEIVAAGHTQIEADRKAAAQALRQDVGHLATDLAGKLVGESLEDHARQSRVIDRFLSELEEKAEAAR; encoded by the coding sequence ATGAGCCACATGCTCATTCTGGCGGCCGAGAAGGAAAACCCTCTCATCCCGCCGATCCCCGAGCTTGTCATCGGCCTGCTCGCCTTCGTCATCGTCTTCGGCTTCCTGGCCTGGAAGCTTCTCCCGAACATCAACAAGGTTCTGGAGCAGCGCCGCGAGGCCATCGAGGGCGGTATCGAAAAGGCCGAGGCCGCGCAGACCGAGGCCCAGAGCGTTCTTGAGCAGTACAAGGCTCAGCTCGCCGAAGCCCGTCACGAGGCCGCGCGCCTGCGCCAGGAAGCAACGGAGCAGGGCGCCACGCTCATCGCCGAGATGCGCGCGGAAGGCCAGCGGCAGCGCGAGGAGATCGTCGCCGCCGGTCACACGCAGATCGAGGCCGACCGCAAGGCCGCCGCTCAGGCGCTGCGTCAGGACGTCGGCCACCTGGCCACCGACCTGGCCGGCAAGCTGGTCGGCGAGTCCCTTGAGGACCACGCCCGGCAGAGCCGCGTGATCGACCGTTTCCTCTCCGAGCTTGAGGAGAAGGCCGAGGCGGCTCGATGA
- a CDS encoding F0F1 ATP synthase subunit delta, whose amino-acid sequence MTAHGASREATAAARERLDALTDSTSVDVAQLADELAAVTALLHREVSLRRVLTDPAQPGEAKAELVQRLLGAQVGGTAADLVSGMVRSRWSQPRDLVDALEELTATADLTAAQRTGALDNVEDELFRFGRIVASNTELRAALTDRAATTAAKSELLRSLLGGRADVTTGRLVTRLVTAPRGRSLEAGLESLSRLAAERRDRMVAVVTSAVPLSDGQKQRLGAALAKLYGRPMHLNLDVDPDVLGGIRVQVGDEVINGSIADRLEDAARRMAS is encoded by the coding sequence ATGACTGCACACGGAGCGAGCCGCGAGGCAACCGCAGCCGCACGTGAGCGTCTCGACGCGCTGACGGACTCGACGTCCGTGGACGTGGCACAGCTCGCCGACGAGCTCGCCGCGGTCACCGCGCTGCTCCACCGCGAGGTGTCGCTGCGTCGGGTCCTCACCGACCCGGCGCAGCCCGGCGAGGCCAAGGCCGAGCTGGTCCAGCGCCTGCTCGGCGCCCAGGTGGGCGGCACCGCCGCCGACCTGGTGTCCGGCATGGTGCGTTCCCGCTGGTCGCAGCCCCGCGACCTGGTGGACGCCCTGGAGGAGCTCACCGCGACCGCCGACCTCACGGCGGCGCAGCGGACGGGCGCGCTCGACAACGTCGAGGACGAGCTGTTCCGCTTCGGCCGGATCGTCGCCTCGAACACCGAGCTGCGCGCCGCGCTGACCGACCGGGCCGCCACCACGGCGGCCAAGAGCGAGCTGCTGCGCAGCCTGCTCGGCGGCCGGGCCGACGTGACGACCGGGCGTCTGGTGACGCGCCTTGTGACCGCGCCTCGCGGACGTAGCCTGGAAGCGGGACTCGAGTCCCTGTCCAGGCTCGCCGCCGAGCGCCGCGACCGCATGGTCGCCGTGGTCACCTCGGCGGTGCCGCTGAGCGACGGCCAGAAGCAGCGCCTCGGCGCCGCTCTGGCGAAGCTCTACGGCCGCCCGATGCACCTCAACCTCGACGTGGACCCCGATGTCCTCGGCGGGATCCGGGTGCAGGTCGGCGACGAGGTCATCAACGGTTCCATCGCGGACCGTCTCGAGGACGCCGCCCGCCGCATGGCGAGCTAG
- a CDS encoding arsenate reductase/protein-tyrosine-phosphatase family protein translates to MTAPDTGRGWIGAGITGTGGSPQGSFRILHVSTGNVCRSPITERLTRHALADRLGDPLWGGLIVESAGTWGHEGAPMEANAATVLTDFGADPSGFVGRELLDDHVIRADLVLTATRDHRAQVISMGHSAGLRTFTLKEFTRLVRAIDTATLPPLQDGVIERAVALVRAAAALRGWLLAPTAEADEVYDPYGAPLPFFRSIGDEINEALDPVVTALTGVPART, encoded by the coding sequence TTGACAGCCCCTGACACGGGGCGCGGATGGATAGGCGCGGGGATCACGGGGACCGGTGGGTCCCCTCAGGGGTCCTTCCGCATCCTCCACGTCAGCACCGGCAACGTGTGCCGCTCGCCGATCACCGAGCGGCTGACCCGGCATGCCCTGGCGGACCGGCTCGGCGACCCCCTGTGGGGCGGCCTGATCGTGGAGAGCGCCGGCACCTGGGGCCATGAGGGCGCGCCCATGGAGGCCAACGCGGCGACCGTCCTCACCGACTTCGGCGCCGACCCCTCCGGCTTCGTCGGGCGCGAGCTGCTCGACGACCACGTGATCCGCGCCGACCTGGTCCTGACGGCCACCCGCGACCATCGCGCCCAGGTCATCTCCATGGGTCACTCGGCCGGCCTGCGCACCTTCACCCTGAAGGAGTTCACCCGCCTGGTCCGCGCCATAGACACCGCGACCCTGCCGCCCCTCCAGGACGGCGTGATCGAGCGCGCCGTCGCCCTGGTGCGGGCCGCGGCGGCCCTGCGCGGCTGGCTGCTGGCCCCGACCGCGGAGGCCGACGAGGTCTACGACCCCTACGGGGCGCCGCTGCCGTTCTTCCGGTCCATCGGCGACGAGATCAACGAGGCGCTCGACCCGGTCGTCACCGCTCTCACGGGGGTACCCGCACGGACGTGA
- the atpD gene encoding F0F1 ATP synthase subunit beta, which translates to MTTTSETAVATGRVARVIGPVVDVEFPVDAMPDIYNALHVEVADPANAGEKKTLTLEVAQHLGDGLVRTISMQPTDGLVRQAAVTDTGAGITVPVGDFTKGKVFNTLGEVLNSDEKYSGERWSIHRKAPRFDELESKTEMFETGVKVIDLLTPYVKGGKIGLFGGAGVGKTVLIQEMIYRVANNHDGVSVFAGVGERTREGNDLIEEMSESGVIDKTALVFGQMDEPPGTRLRVALAGLTMAEYFRDVQKQDVLFFIDNIFRFTQAGSEVSTLLGRMPSAVGYQPNLADEMGLLQERITSTRGHSITSMQAIYVPADDLTDPAPATTFAHLDATTVLSRPISEKGIYPAVDPLDSTSRILDPRYIAADHYAAAMRVKSVLQKYKDLQDIIAILGIDELGEEDKLTVHRARRVERFLSQNTHVAKQFTGVDGSDVPLDESIVAFNAIIDGEYDHFPEQAFFLCGGIEDLKANAKELGVS; encoded by the coding sequence ATGACGACGACTTCTGAGACGGCCGTTGCCACGGGCCGCGTCGCCCGGGTCATCGGCCCGGTCGTCGACGTGGAGTTCCCCGTCGACGCGATGCCGGACATCTACAACGCCCTTCACGTCGAGGTGGCCGACCCGGCCAACGCCGGCGAGAAGAAGACGCTGACCCTGGAAGTCGCCCAGCACCTGGGTGACGGCCTGGTCCGTACGATCTCCATGCAGCCCACCGACGGTCTGGTCCGCCAGGCCGCCGTCACCGACACCGGCGCGGGCATCACCGTGCCCGTCGGTGACTTCACCAAGGGCAAGGTGTTCAACACCCTCGGTGAGGTGCTGAACTCGGACGAGAAGTACTCGGGCGAGCGCTGGTCCATCCACCGCAAGGCCCCGCGCTTCGACGAGCTCGAGTCGAAGACCGAGATGTTCGAGACCGGCGTCAAGGTCATCGACCTTCTCACCCCGTACGTCAAGGGTGGAAAGATCGGTCTGTTCGGTGGTGCCGGTGTCGGCAAGACGGTGCTCATCCAGGAGATGATCTACCGCGTCGCCAACAACCACGACGGTGTCTCCGTGTTCGCCGGTGTCGGCGAGCGCACGCGTGAGGGCAACGACCTCATCGAGGAGATGTCCGAGTCGGGCGTCATCGACAAGACCGCCCTTGTCTTCGGCCAGATGGACGAGCCCCCGGGCACCCGTCTGCGCGTGGCCCTCGCGGGTCTGACCATGGCGGAGTACTTCCGCGATGTGCAGAAGCAGGACGTGCTGTTCTTCATCGACAACATCTTCCGCTTCACGCAGGCCGGTTCCGAGGTCTCGACCCTGCTCGGCCGCATGCCCTCCGCGGTGGGCTACCAGCCGAACCTGGCCGACGAGATGGGTCTCCTCCAGGAGCGCATCACCTCGACCCGTGGTCACTCGATCACCTCGATGCAGGCGATCTACGTCCCCGCGGACGACCTGACCGACCCGGCCCCGGCCACCACGTTCGCCCACCTCGACGCGACGACGGTTCTCTCCCGTCCGATCTCCGAGAAGGGCATCTACCCGGCCGTGGACCCGCTGGACTCCACGTCCCGCATCCTGGACCCCCGCTACATCGCGGCGGACCACTACGCGGCCGCGATGCGCGTCAAGTCGGTTCTTCAGAAGTACAAGGACCTTCAGGACATCATCGCGATCCTCGGTATCGACGAGCTGGGCGAGGAGGACAAGCTCACCGTCCACCGTGCCCGTCGCGTGGAGCGCTTCCTGTCCCAGAACACCCACGTCGCCAAGCAGTTCACCGGCGTCGACGGGTCGGACGTCCCGCTGGACGAGTCGATCGTGGCCTTCAACGCGATCATCGACGGCGAGTACGACCACTTCCCGGAGCAGGCGTTCTTCCTGTGCGGTGGCATTGAGGACCTCAAGGCCAACGCCAAGGAGCTCGGCGTCTCCTGA
- a CDS encoding L-threonylcarbamoyladenylate synthase: MARRYDTNDATDRTTGLREAASAVRRGELVVLPTDTVYGIGADAFTSEAVADLLDAKGRGRNMPTPVLIGSPNTLHGLVTDFSEMAWELVDAFWPGALTLVAKHQPSLQWDLGDTRGTVAVRMPLHPVAIELLTEVGPMAVSSANLTGHPAPEDCDAAQNMLGDSVSVYLDGGPTPGNVPSSIVDVTGKVPVLLRAGALSAEELRKVVPDLEVAN, from the coding sequence ATGGCACGGCGATACGACACCAACGACGCGACCGACCGCACCACAGGTCTGCGTGAGGCAGCGTCCGCCGTCCGCCGTGGCGAGCTGGTGGTCCTTCCGACGGACACCGTGTACGGCATCGGTGCCGACGCGTTCACCTCGGAGGCCGTCGCCGACCTGCTGGACGCCAAGGGCCGTGGCCGCAACATGCCCACCCCCGTCCTCATCGGCTCCCCGAACACGCTGCACGGCCTCGTCACGGACTTCTCCGAGATGGCCTGGGAACTCGTCGACGCGTTCTGGCCGGGTGCCCTCACGCTCGTCGCCAAGCACCAGCCGTCCCTCCAGTGGGACCTGGGGGACACCCGGGGCACGGTGGCCGTCCGTATGCCGCTGCACCCCGTCGCCATCGAGCTCCTCACGGAGGTCGGCCCGATGGCCGTCTCCTCCGCCAACCTCACGGGCCACCCGGCGCCGGAGGACTGCGACGCCGCCCAGAACATGCTCGGCGACTCCGTCTCGGTCTACCTGGACGGCGGCCCGACCCCGGGCAACGTGCCCTCCTCCATCGTCGACGTGACCGGCAAGGTGCCCGTGCTGCTGCGCGCGGGCGCCCTGTCGGCGGAGGAGCTCCGGAAGGTCGTACCCGACCTCGAGGTGGCGAATTGA
- the atpA gene encoding F0F1 ATP synthase subunit alpha yields MAELTIRPEEIRDALENFVQSYKPDAASREEVGTVTVAGDGIAKIEGLPSAMANELLKFEDGTLGLALNLEEREIGAVVLGEFSGIEEGQPVQRTGEVLSVAVGEGYLGRVVDPLGNPIDGLGEIETSGRRALELQAPGVMVRKSVHEPMETGYKAVDAMTPIGRGQRQLIIGDRQTGKTALAVDTIINQRDNWRSGDTKKQVRCIYVAIGQKGSTIASVRGALEEAGALEYTTIVAAPASDPAGFKYLAPYTGSAIGQQWMYEGKHVLIIFDDLSKQADAYRAVSLLLRRPPGREAYPGDVFYLHSRLLERCAKLSDDLGAGSMTGLPIVETKANDVSAFIPTNVISITDGQCFLESDLFNAGQRPALNVGISVSRVGGSAQHKAMKQVSGRLRLDLAQYRELEAFAAFGSDLDAASKSQLERGQRLVELLKQAQYQPMATEDQVVSVWAGTTGKMDDVPVVDVRRFEKELLEYLHRKEQGLMTSIKEGGKMSDDTLTAVADSIADFKKQFETSDGKLLGEDAPSAAK; encoded by the coding sequence ATGGCGGAGCTCACGATCCGGCCGGAGGAGATCCGGGATGCGCTGGAGAACTTTGTCCAGTCGTACAAGCCGGACGCGGCCTCGCGCGAGGAGGTCGGTACGGTCACCGTCGCCGGCGACGGTATCGCCAAGATCGAGGGTCTCCCCTCGGCCATGGCGAACGAGCTGCTGAAGTTCGAGGACGGAACCCTCGGCCTCGCGCTGAACCTGGAAGAGCGCGAGATCGGTGCGGTCGTCCTCGGCGAGTTCAGCGGTATCGAAGAGGGCCAGCCGGTGCAGCGCACCGGTGAGGTGCTGTCCGTCGCCGTGGGCGAGGGCTACCTCGGCCGCGTCGTCGACCCGCTCGGCAACCCGATCGACGGCCTCGGCGAGATCGAGACGTCCGGCCGCCGCGCCCTGGAGCTGCAGGCTCCGGGCGTCATGGTCCGCAAGTCGGTGCACGAGCCGATGGAGACGGGCTACAAGGCCGTCGACGCGATGACCCCGATCGGCCGCGGCCAGCGTCAGCTGATCATCGGCGACCGTCAGACCGGCAAGACCGCGCTGGCCGTCGACACGATCATCAACCAGCGCGACAACTGGCGCTCGGGCGACACCAAGAAGCAGGTCCGCTGCATCTACGTCGCCATCGGTCAGAAGGGTTCGACCATCGCCTCCGTGCGTGGCGCCCTCGAAGAGGCCGGCGCGCTGGAGTACACGACCATCGTCGCCGCCCCGGCGTCCGACCCGGCCGGCTTCAAGTACCTTGCGCCGTACACCGGTTCGGCCATCGGTCAGCAGTGGATGTACGAGGGCAAGCACGTCCTCATCATCTTCGACGACCTCTCGAAGCAGGCCGACGCCTACCGCGCCGTGTCCCTGCTGCTCCGCCGTCCGCCGGGGCGCGAGGCCTACCCCGGTGACGTCTTCTACCTGCACTCCCGTCTGCTGGAGCGCTGCGCGAAGCTCTCCGACGACCTGGGCGCCGGTTCGATGACGGGTCTGCCGATCGTCGAGACCAAGGCGAACGACGTGTCGGCGTTCATCCCGACCAACGTCATCTCCATCACCGACGGCCAGTGCTTCCTGGAGTCCGACCTGTTCAACGCCGGCCAGCGTCCGGCCCTGAACGTCGGTATCTCGGTCTCCCGCGTCGGTGGCTCCGCCCAGCACAAGGCGATGAAGCAGGTCTCCGGCCGGCTCCGCCTCGACCTCGCCCAGTACCGCGAGCTGGAGGCGTTCGCCGCCTTCGGTTCCGACCTGGACGCCGCGTCGAAGTCGCAGCTGGAGCGCGGTCAGCGTCTGGTCGAGCTGCTCAAGCAGGCTCAGTACCAGCCGATGGCCACCGAGGACCAGGTCGTCTCCGTCTGGGCCGGTACCACCGGCAAGATGGACGACGTTCCGGTCGTCGACGTCCGCCGCTTCGAGAAGGAGCTCCTGGAGTACCTGCACCGCAAGGAGCAGGGCCTCATGACCTCCATCAAGGAGGGCGGCAAGATGTCGGACGACACCCTCACCGCCGTCGCGGACTCCATCGCGGACTTCAAGAAGCAGTTCGAGACCTCGGACGGGAAGCTTCTCGGCGAGGACGCTCCGTCCGCGGCCAAGTGA
- the atpE gene encoding ATP synthase F0 subunit C, with the protein MQTLAAVSGSLGSIGYGLAAIGPGVGVGIIFGNGTQALARQPEAAGLIRANQILGFAFCEALALIGLVMPFVYGT; encoded by the coding sequence ATGCAGACCCTTGCCGCTGTCTCCGGCTCGCTCGGCTCGATCGGTTACGGCCTCGCGGCCATCGGCCCCGGCGTCGGCGTCGGCATCATCTTCGGTAACGGCACCCAGGCCCTCGCCCGTCAGCCTGAGGCCGCCGGTCTGATCCGCGCCAACCAGATCCTCGGCTTCGCCTTCTGTGAGGCGCTCGCCCTCATCGGTCTGGTCATGCCGTTCGTCTACGGCACCTGA
- the glyA gene encoding serine hydroxymethyltransferase, with product MPVATTLEADVLTRQDPELAEILIGELDRQSTTLQLIAAENFTSPAVLAALGSPLANKYAEGYPGARHHGGCEFVDAAERVAVDRAKALFGADHANVQSHSGSSAVLAAYAALLRPGDTVLAMGLPFGGHLTHGSPANFSGRWFDFVGYGVEAESGLIDYEQVRALARARRPKAIVCGSISYPRHIDYALFREIADEVGAYLIADAAHPIGLVAGGAAPNPVPYADVVCATTHKVLRGPRGGMILCGGELAERVDRAVFPFTQGGAQMHTIAAKAVAFGEAATPAFTAYAHQVVANARVLAEGLGAEGLAITTGGTDTHLLAADPAPLGVDGRTARGRLAAAGMVLDTCALPHGDARGLRLGTAALTTQGMGEPEMARVAALFAGVLREETDARTARAEVRELTGRFPPYPD from the coding sequence ATGCCGGTCGCAACCACCCTCGAAGCGGATGTCCTGACCCGCCAGGACCCCGAGCTCGCCGAGATCCTGATCGGCGAGCTGGACCGGCAGTCGACCACCCTGCAGCTGATCGCCGCGGAGAACTTCACCTCGCCGGCCGTGCTGGCCGCGCTCGGCTCACCGCTGGCGAACAAGTACGCCGAGGGGTATCCCGGCGCCCGCCATCACGGCGGCTGCGAGTTCGTCGACGCCGCCGAACGCGTCGCCGTCGACCGTGCCAAGGCCCTCTTCGGCGCCGATCACGCCAACGTCCAGTCCCACTCGGGGAGTTCGGCCGTACTGGCGGCGTACGCGGCCCTGCTGCGCCCCGGAGACACCGTCCTGGCGATGGGCCTGCCCTTCGGTGGTCATCTGACCCACGGGTCGCCCGCGAACTTCTCCGGCCGCTGGTTCGACTTCGTCGGCTACGGCGTCGAGGCGGAATCCGGGCTCATCGACTACGAGCAGGTGCGCGCCCTGGCCCGCGCCCGCCGGCCCAAGGCCATCGTCTGCGGATCGATCTCGTACCCCCGGCACATCGACTACGCGCTCTTCCGGGAGATCGCCGACGAGGTCGGCGCCTACCTCATCGCGGACGCCGCCCACCCGATCGGTCTCGTCGCCGGGGGAGCGGCGCCCAACCCGGTGCCGTACGCCGATGTCGTGTGCGCGACCACCCACAAGGTGCTGCGCGGCCCGCGCGGCGGCATGATCCTGTGCGGTGGCGAACTGGCCGAGCGCGTCGACCGGGCCGTCTTCCCGTTCACCCAGGGCGGTGCGCAGATGCACACCATCGCGGCCAAGGCCGTCGCGTTCGGCGAGGCGGCGACCCCGGCCTTCACGGCGTACGCCCACCAGGTGGTCGCCAACGCGCGCGTGCTGGCCGAGGGGCTGGGCGCGGAGGGGCTCGCGATCACCACGGGCGGCACCGACACCCATCTGCTGGCCGCGGATCCGGCGCCGCTCGGTGTCGACGGGCGCACCGCGCGCGGCCGCCTGGCCGCCGCCGGTATGGTCCTCGACACCTGTGCGCTGCCTCACGGGGACGCCCGCGGCCTGCGGCTCGGCACCGCGGCGCTGACCACCCAGGGGATGGGCGAGCCGGAGATGGCACGGGTCGCCGCACTGTTCGCGGGGGTGCTGCGGGAGGAGACCGACGCCCGGACGGCACGGGCGGAAGTGCGGGAACTGACCGGTAGATTTCCGCCTTATCCGGACTGA
- the atpB gene encoding F0F1 ATP synthase subunit A, which produces MSADPTQVLAFETDCHIFENNGCGFPAPGLHSFLFEPLWGNGDSNVYFNKTMLLALLGSVIVVAFFWAAFRKPKVVPGKLQMVAEAGYDFIRRGVVYETIGKKEGEKYVPLVVSLFFFVWMMNLWSIIPVAQFPVTAIISYPAVLAGIVYVVWVSLTFKRHGFVGAFKNISGYDKSLGPVLPLAMFIELLSNLIVRPFTHAVRLFANMFAGHTLLLLFTIATWYLLNGLGIVYSGVSFIMVIVMTAFELFIQALQAYVFVLLTCTFIQGALAENH; this is translated from the coding sequence GTGAGTGCTGACCCGACGCAGGTGCTCGCTTTCGAGACCGACTGCCACATCTTCGAGAACAACGGTTGTGGCTTCCCGGCACCCGGCCTGCACTCGTTCCTGTTCGAGCCCCTGTGGGGCAACGGGGACAGCAACGTGTACTTCAACAAGACGATGCTCCTGGCGCTGCTCGGCTCGGTTATCGTCGTCGCCTTCTTCTGGGCCGCCTTCCGCAAGCCGAAGGTCGTCCCGGGCAAGCTGCAGATGGTCGCCGAGGCCGGCTACGACTTCATCCGCCGCGGCGTCGTCTACGAGACGATCGGCAAGAAGGAAGGCGAGAAGTACGTACCGCTGGTCGTCTCGCTGTTCTTCTTCGTCTGGATGATGAACCTCTGGTCGATCATCCCCGTCGCGCAGTTCCCGGTGACGGCGATCATCTCGTACCCCGCGGTACTGGCCGGAATCGTCTACGTCGTCTGGGTGTCCCTGACGTTCAAGCGCCACGGATTCGTCGGAGCGTTCAAGAACATCAGCGGCTACGACAAGTCGCTGGGCCCGGTCCTCCCGCTGGCCATGTTCATCGAGCTGCTCTCGAACCTGATCGTCCGGCCGTTCACGCACGCGGTGCGACTGTTCGCGAACATGTTCGCGGGTCACACCCTGCTGCTGCTGTTCACGATCGCCACCTGGTACCTGCTCAACGGCCTCGGGATCGTCTACTCGGGCGTCTCGTTCATCATGGTCATCGTGATGACGGCCTTTGAGCTGTTCATCCAGGCTCTGCAGGCGTACGTGTTCGTGCTGCTGACCTGCACCTTCATCCAGGGCGCGCTGGCCGAGAACCACTGA
- a CDS encoding F0F1 ATP synthase subunit gamma, translating into MGAQLRVYKRRIRSVTATKKITKAMEMIAASRVVKAQRKVAASTPYATELTRAVTAVGTGSNTKHPLTTEAETASRSAVLLLTSDRGLAGAFNSNAIKAAELLTARLEAEGKEVDTYIVGRRGLAHYNFRERKVVESWSGFTDEPTYADAKKVAGPLIEAIEKETADGGVDELHIVYTEFVSMMTQTAIDGRLLPLRLEEVAAEEAPEGEILPLYEFEPSAEDVLDALLPRYVESRIYNALLQSAASKHAATRRAMKSATDNAGDLITTLSRLANAARQAEITQEISEIVGGSAALADATAGSDK; encoded by the coding sequence ATGGGAGCCCAGCTCCGGGTCTACAAGCGTCGCATCCGATCCGTCACCGCGACCAAGAAGATCACCAAGGCGATGGAGATGATCGCCGCCTCGCGCGTCGTCAAGGCGCAGCGCAAGGTGGCGGCCTCCACGCCGTACGCGACCGAGCTCACCCGCGCGGTCACGGCGGTCGGTACCGGTTCGAACACCAAGCACCCGCTGACCACGGAGGCGGAGACGGCGAGCCGTTCCGCGGTTCTGCTCCTCACGAGCGACCGCGGACTGGCCGGCGCCTTCAACTCCAACGCCATCAAGGCGGCGGAGCTGCTGACCGCCCGTCTTGAGGCCGAGGGCAAGGAGGTCGACACGTACATCGTCGGCCGCCGCGGTCTCGCCCACTACAACTTCCGCGAGCGCAAGGTCGTGGAGTCGTGGTCGGGTTTCACCGACGAGCCCACCTACGCGGACGCGAAGAAGGTCGCGGGTCCGCTGATCGAGGCCATCGAGAAGGAGACGGCGGACGGCGGCGTGGACGAACTCCACATCGTCTACACCGAGTTCGTCTCGATGATGACGCAGACGGCCATCGACGGCCGGCTGCTGCCGCTTCGCCTCGAAGAGGTTGCGGCGGAGGAAGCGCCCGAGGGCGAGATCCTTCCGCTGTACGAGTTCGAGCCGTCGGCGGAGGACGTCCTCGACGCCCTCCTGCCGCGCTACGTCGAGAGCCGTATCTACAACGCGCTGCTCCAGTCGGCTGCCTCCAAGCACGCCGCCACGCGCCGCGCGATGAAGTCGGCGACCGACAACGCGGGAGACCTGATCACCACGCTCTCCCGACTTGCCAATGCGGCCCGCCAGGCCGAAATCACCCAGGAAATCAGCGAGATCGTCGGTGGCTCCGCAGCCCTTGCCGACGCGACCGCGGGGAGTGACAAGTAA
- a CDS encoding MraY family glycosyltransferase codes for MREYLLTLCITAAVTYLLTGPVRKFAIVAGAMPEIRARDVHREPTPRLGGIAMFFGLCAGLLVADHLKNLNAVFSNSNEPRALLSGAALIWLIGVLDDKFEIDALIKLGGQMIAAGVMVMQGLTILWLPIPGVGLVALTQWQGTLLTVALVVITINAVNFVDGLDGLAAGMVCIASAAFFLYAYRIWYSYGIEAAAPATLFAAILMGMCLGFLPHNMHPARIFMGDSGSMLIGLVLAAGAISITGQIDPDVMNLFSGSERNTVHQTVPVFIPLLLPLTIIAIPAADLVLAIVRRTWRGQSPFAADRGHLHHRLLEVGHSHSRAVLIMYFWSALIAFGALAYSVNSGAMWSVLAIAALSAVGLVLLLLPRFTPRAPRWAEHLLPPRYRRRRAAAAAAAAEGAPVTHETAVVGEPDEAREHRAPAAAGVSGVNGATAIGARPRLLDRREAESSR; via the coding sequence GTGCGTGAATACCTGCTGACGCTCTGCATCACGGCCGCGGTGACGTACCTGCTGACAGGGCCGGTACGGAAATTCGCGATCGTGGCCGGAGCCATGCCGGAAATCCGGGCGCGCGACGTGCACCGAGAACCCACGCCGAGGCTCGGCGGCATCGCGATGTTCTTCGGTCTGTGCGCCGGACTGCTGGTCGCCGACCATCTGAAGAACCTGAACGCGGTCTTCTCGAACTCCAACGAACCACGCGCCCTGCTCTCCGGGGCCGCGCTGATCTGGCTGATCGGCGTGCTGGACGACAAGTTCGAGATCGACGCCCTGATCAAGCTCGGCGGCCAGATGATCGCCGCGGGCGTCATGGTCATGCAGGGTCTGACGATCCTGTGGCTGCCGATCCCGGGGGTCGGCCTGGTCGCGCTGACCCAGTGGCAGGGCACGCTGCTGACGGTGGCGCTCGTCGTCATCACGATCAACGCGGTCAACTTCGTGGACGGTCTCGACGGACTGGCCGCCGGCATGGTGTGCATCGCGTCCGCCGCGTTCTTCCTCTACGCCTACCGGATCTGGTACTCGTACGGCATCGAGGCGGCCGCCCCGGCGACGCTGTTCGCGGCGATCCTGATGGGCATGTGCCTGGGCTTCCTGCCGCACAACATGCACCCCGCGCGGATCTTCATGGGCGACTCCGGTTCGATGCTCATCGGTCTGGTGCTCGCCGCGGGCGCGATCTCGATCACCGGGCAGATCGACCCCGACGTGATGAACCTGTTCTCCGGTTCCGAGCGCAACACCGTGCACCAGACGGTGCCGGTGTTCATCCCGCTGCTGCTGCCGCTGACGATCATCGCGATCCCGGCCGCCGACCTGGTGCTCGCGATCGTGCGGCGCACCTGGCGCGGTCAGTCGCCGTTCGCCGCGGACCGCGGTCACCTGCACCACCGCCTGCTGGAGGTCGGACACTCGCACAGCCGGGCCGTCCTGATCATGTACTTCTGGTCGGCGCTGATCGCTTTCGGCGCCCTCGCGTACTCGGTCAACTCCGGGGCCATGTGGAGTGTGCTCGCCATCGCGGCCCTGAGCGCGGTGGGCCTCGTACTGCTCCTGCTGCCGCGCTTCACACCCCGTGCCCCGCGGTGGGCCGAGCACCTCCTGCCGCCGCGCTACCGGCGCCGCAGGGCCGCCGCGGCGGCCGCCGCCGCCGAGGGGGCACCCGTCACCCACGAGACGGCTGTGGTGGGCGAGCCGGACGAGGCGCGGGAGCACCGTGCGCCGGCGGCTGCCGGAGTCTCAGGAGTCAACGGCGCGACGGCAATTGGTGCCCGTCCGCGACTCCTGGACCGCCGCGAGGCCGAGTCCTCGCGCTGA